TTTACAAAGCAGCAGATTCAAAAAGTTGCTCTGTATTTTAAAAGATGTCTCGaaacttttttttaccatttgCCATTGTTGTTACCTCAAAAACATAGGCCACCGTTTTAGGTACCCCTCCCACATTCAGCTGGAGACTTTCAGTGACAAAACCATGTGGCACAATTCACCATACAGCATTATTGATCGTAAAGAGAAATGAGAATATTGGTTCTATGTTGAAGTAGAGTCAAAACCACTTTGGGCATATCAGTAGAAGTGACTTATGGGAAAACTCAGAATACTTTAAAGTGTGTTATGATGTTATTTAAGCTTTCCTGTATGAAAAGGCCACCATATTAGAAGACATTACAAAGCTCTTTTGAAAGACTGACAGTTGTGTAAATCACATCTGCAATCCACCATCCATCTGCGCACAGCAAACATCATCTTCCATTCGAGATTCAATTATAGCCCCTAACTAAACGTCACAGGTCTTCAAATGGgacttttatttgatttgatccTTTTGATGCGTTTTACAgttatatacaatatacaggCAGCACACAGTACATTTTCTTTCCAACAAACAATCAAACAGGTAAGTTGATAAATTAGACTATGTTCTGAGGGAGATCTTCAAACCATACACTGTGCAGAAGTTTCGGAGAATGGCATCTTAAAACGGGATGAAAAGAAACAGGTGACGCATCTTAAAAGCCTTCAGTATGTACAGAAAAAGCTAAGGAAGCATCATCATTGCAACATGACGACAAACAAAGCTAATAGAAGGAAATCAGTTTTCTCCATATACATAACATTGCTAAAAAATATTTCCCACGTCCAAAGAAAATCTCTTGATTTGGTCACCAGACTTCAGTGTGGCATAAGCGAATGATTTTACACAAAGTGTTAAAATGAAGAGCAGCGAGAGAGCGATGGTGTGAGCGCACGGAAGCTAAGGTTTTCCACTGAGGTGACCCGAGAACGCGTGTCAATGATTCCATGAAACGGTCATAGAGAGGGAAAAAAGAATGTGAGGTATATTCGGGTTAATGTTACTAACTGCCTTTGGAAGCTTCAAGAAGAGCCTGGGACCCACACGTACACAAAAACGAACACGCATCAACAGCACGCACTTTTAAGACGCCCTTAAGTGAAACGacagcaacacaaaaaaaggtcCTCTACTCATCAGAATTCACCTTCTTCCTGTATAACTCTTCGTCTCGCAGACATCTGAGGGTTTTCTCGAAACCGACTGACAAAAGGCACATTGCTTTAAATCAGGCAATAATTCTGTACTTCAaatcactgcagaaaaaaaacgaaGTCAAACAAAAGAAATCAATTCAGTGCATAAAACGACATTCACGAAGGCCTTATTTTCATAGTCTTTACAGCATCTAGGCTGTAACCTCATACCTGGTTTCTATTATTGCTAATTTAGTGAGAAATTCATTTGAATTTGAAATTACATTGTTCGACTAAAATTTTCAACAGGTCGCCATCCTTAAGGTTTAGTGTatgctatttttaatctatatatTGTTATATCTCcgtatttaacaaaaaaatacaatacaccATTCTGTGGGTAGAGGCTAACAAAATAATGCCAAATTgtgttttgggggggggggtgtccAGCTTAGATGATCCAGAACTATAGATTTTTATACAGCTGAAAAGTGATCTAAACTGAACAAACGGTAACAAGCAACATCCTCTCTCAAGATTTCTCAGTGACTTCATACAGTTCACCTCAAATGGAGGTGCTTCAAAAGAACATCGTCAATGACATTTACAAGCAGTCCTGCTTAAAAACAATAATTCCAAAAAGGAAGCCAAGAGCTGTAATAACTTGCCTAATCGTGATGATTCATGTGATGAAGGTCAAGCACTTTCGGACAGATCTGGCAGGAAATGAACCGAATAATATATGAAATATGGTATAGCCACAACATGCCTTGTATCTGGAGCATTCATCTGATATACTTTATTACAGGACATTAGATCAGTAAAGAGACAACCTCTTAGGAAAATTAAGAAATGCCATGTACAATGACAATTTAAGGCGCCGTCACATCCCATTTCACTCTTCATTCTGAAATGCTTAAGGTGCAAATGTTCAGACTTTGCCATTCATTCAGAgttcaatcttttttttttctcttaaaaTACACCAAACCCATTAACAagattaaaaacatgaaaaaaatcaaaccaAAGACAAATCAAACAACTGCTCATACCAAAAACGCTTCTTTCTATAGTGGCCACGAGTGACGGTTTCCACGTACGGACCCTCTGGTGGCAGGGTGAGGTGACTGATCTGTGGAAGTGCACTATATTAAAAGTATGTGTGAGAGTGCACGATGCTTAAGTGCAAGTGTGAATATGGACATGTTGCACTAACCCCAAagcagagaaaaaaacagatggGCAAAATAAGTGTAAAGATATGTTTTCAAAGATTTGTGATTTTGCTTCATCATTGTCGCtgtaatcatcatcatcatagtCTTCATACCAACAGCTCTCGACTGTGTCAGGAAGGTTCCACTGCTTCCCATGCAACCCCAGGGCAGCAATCTGTGGTGATGTCACGGGGATCATTTGGGAATGGGGAGGGGCCATCTTTCCCATAGTTCCCTTGCTGGGGGTCTTTAAGATTGAAAGGGGAAGCAAATCACTGCCAGGACTGAGGGGGGAAATTGTTGACCTCTGCCAGGTCTTGAACAGGAGAGCCTTTGTGGGTGTATGTCAGCTTGACCCGCATTCGCAACTGTTGCTGAAATAAAAGGAGGAAGTCAAGCATGTGCAAAATTCACATATGCAATCCTATTAAACGGAAACGGTCACCAAAACCACTGAGATGTGaccttttttctcttaatatttataaatagcTCAAATTGATCATCTGTAGGAATTACTTCCAAGCAGTCAACAACGTCAGAGCAAAAGCAAACATAATCAGCTTTCATTCAATTTCTCTTAAAAgctgtttttcaaaaatatagTCTGCTTGAGGTCTTTTAACTGAAGCTCTACTaaaaaagaagaggagcatGGCTTGTGCCCATAGTCATGTCTTACCTTCTGTGGGTTGAGAATCCTGATGACCTGTGTGACGCTTCCCTGGTTGAGTGCTGGAACTACATTACTGCTGGGGGACAGAAGCTGCAGCTGGAATGTctgaaacatacaaaaatattcgTATATTAGTTGGGTTTTAGTTGAATGAACGTGTGAAAGCATTACACGGTGTCCTTCCTAGAGATTACGCGAATCTAGCAAAACATTATCAAAATGATTagttttgtcctaaccagctGTGCCGACAATATGCGTTAAGTGACAGAGGTTTCTATATCagaaccttttttttaaatgacatcacATCTGGTTAGGACACAAAGTTTAGCAGATTGAGCCAAATATCTGCCAAGAAAACTTTACAGATGCTGGATGGATCTAGaatgtgaataaataacaatctTCCTGTATATTTGTTCATATATGTATGTGTTCAGccattttacaataaaaaacaaacatcaatgaaaaataatagtataataaaacatcgttttttattAACAGTAGTTTAAAACCTTGCGTTCTCTCCAACCGGTAACCGATGAAACTGAACGTACCTTTGGTACTGCAGCTTGGAACACGAAGTCCGTCATGTCAGCCTCAGTGGAGTTCGAGGCATGGATGGTGATAACTGCAATATTGGGATTGGGGTTTGACCTTTCAAACGTGAACTCGATTTTCAGGCCATTTTTGTTGTATGCCGTCATTGGTGGAATGCCTGCGAAGGAGAAACAAATATATTCATGGAACTGTCCCATTTTACGAAGCTCCTGGGGCAGCAACCGTTAGGATGAAACATATGAGCTCACCCGCTGCAATGTCATTAAAGAGGGATTGCGAGGTAAGACCATCCAAAAGGAAAGGGGGCTGGGACACGGGCAAAGAGGGAGCAGGGGTGGGGGTTGGAGCACCTACAGAATGAGAGGAAAATGAGGTAAtgtttagttcacccaaatatgagaAGACCGTCCATTAAGGACGTCCATCACCGTCATGTCATCACAAAGCCACGACTTTCTCTTTCCCAgccaatacaaaataaaaatgtttacactttttttatccatataataaaagtgaatgggggaaCATTATAAAAGAAGATCATGCATAGCTTTATTGCTACATGTACAGACAGATTTGAAGTCATTCCCTGACAACCTCCTTGTATGCTGCAGCACACATATGTCATATGTATTATGTTTTTGAGTTTGAAACAAAATGAAGGCgagtaaaaatgacagaaaaccaTGTTTGGGGGTCTTGTGACAAAACTACACAAAGTCTGTCAGTGTTCGACAGGGTGCGAATTTAGTACAACGCTACAGAGGTTTAGGAAAGAGTGCAGGCTGACCTGTCAGAGAGAGATCTCCCAGCAAGTCCAGCAATTCCCCTCCAGCTGACGCAGGCTTTGTGTTAACATTCGTCTGGATAACAGGTACCACATCATTACCTCCGAGCaagtctaataaatcattggcCTGCGATACAGTAAACATACACAGAGCATTAGCATAAACGTTGAACGGCAGCTAAATATCCTCCTTATCTGCTCAACCATAAACTAGACAATGTTTTATAACCGTTTGATTCTTCCAGCAGTCTCACCTGATTGGCTGGCTGAATGATGCTGGGCAGATGTTTCGTGTCTGGTATAGACGGTTCCGTTTCCCCATTGGTCTGCACAATCTCTGCTGGGCCGTTAGCGGCGGTTTTCTCCATGATAGGCATTCGCTCTAGTAATGCAGGTCTTCGTGCGGGGAAAAAGTCAGTGAGAGGCCATAAAGGTAAAGGCTAAACTAGGCGTAGAGTTATGGCCCGAGAACTTACCTCATGTGGTCATAttttttgaaaagtgcattGTATTCCACAGCTCTCTGCTGCAGCTCCACGTCTATGCTGCTACCGTATATCGACACCACTTTTTTGATTCGACTGTAGGTTACGACGAAAGAAAATGGAAAGATTACGAGCATGCCAGAACAAATTTCTTTCTGAAAACTTGCAGAAAGTCAGAGCAGACATGCTTACTTCACACTGCTGAAACGGGTGGACAGCTTCATGATAGCAGTCAGAGAAAAACCTCTCGTGACAGGGGTGGACAAATTCGAGACGAGAAGACCTTCTAAAACATCAAGGACCTCATCTTCTGTAACCTGCGAGGAGAAGAAATGAGCACGATGCATTTATTCCGCCTTTATAATATGCGtgcgtgtttttgtgtgtttatgaagGGCCTGCAGGAGCACTTACCTGAATAGGCTCCTCTTCTTCACACTGGCCTGAGACCAACAGGTCTCCATATTCTCCTATGCACCAGGATGCCACCTGTACTAGAGGTTGCTTTAAGAAAAACAGTTCAATTAAattagttcaaccaaaaatgaaaatcaagcacaaaatattttcacgtttttcaACACTATAAACGTCATTGTGCATAAGGTAAGGCTGGCCAACATAAATATGACATCGCTGTCATATGACATCATCGAGACTATAAACGTCATTGTGCATAAGGTAAGGCTGgccaacaaaaacatgacattGCTGTCATATGACATCATCAAGACTATAAACGTCATTGCGCATAAGGTAAGGCTGGCCAACAAAAATATGACATCGCTGCAGCATTGAGATGACTCTAACCTGTGAGATGTCATCCAGCAGGGCTTTGTAGAGTCTCTGTACAGTGTAGGCATGCATCTCTACACTGTTGGTAATGAGTTGAATGAGGTTGGGCACAGAGTCGTCCCGGACATAACTCCCCGCctataaaaacagatttttaaaatgtctttcaGAAGGGCATCTTACATGACCAAATGATGCACATAACCTAGACACACATTATGACTAAGATTTAAAAAAGCAGTTTTCAGAGATAACAGGATATATATATGTCGCACATGCTACGAAAAAAATCGGTCTGTGTCAAGAATAAATTTAAAGGGGAATGGCCGCTTTAATAGTGTAGCacgcgtgcgatacagtttggcaggtgcattagacagagcagcttgtttgtgtgaagtgcgtttgtcgttgtgcttgttcgtgtgtgaggttaactaatggcgcaccactatttgttttagtttttacaattaaaacttgttttccggctgcatagAGTCCATTGATCTAAAGCCCTATGATCTGCGcgatgtgagaaaacatggaaggaatcacgAAAGCGGAATTCTACTAACGTTATTTAAATACgtcctctgcttgttctgcatgtctatgagtgaatgaattgcacattttaacatgttacaagcgtgacactcgtggatttgtctgtatctcACTATAcaaggacatgaacttcatccacagagttgttctaagtttattttacaaacattttactgtttgagtgaagcgaCTGTCAAGCACACTGAAGCTCAAGCGTCTTTGCAACCTCCTGCCAAAAAAAGTCAGCTTAATGTGAAcgagatgataaaataattaactttaagtaaatttataaactgtagtaaacactatagtatactttaatatttactatagtaagggtCAAATATTCGATAGTACACAAAAATGTTACTGCAGTTTAATGTAgtgaatactatagtatactatagaatttttatggacaaatgtatttactactgtatagtaaagcattgaaaatacagaattgagaaaaattaaaaaggaaaaaacgaatataacattaatgtcctttttcagttacctgtctatgtGATGACCAGCACTTGtgtatttttaaagatgataacagacatatacttgtgctacaactgtttggcctgtgctacaaaactttaaacctctgcaGCATCGGTGCAATGTGCAAAAATAGTTAACGTGAAATGACACTTTCATAAGTTAACATTTTGTTATAACATTAAAATACGGTAGAAcgccacttctatataccactgctgtgtgccgcAATGTACACCATCTGCTAAATTGAACTGTTatctcatttttccatttctctctgctttaaatctgcccaaccggaaactgcctagggttcttcctgtgaaacgCGGAAGTTACGCATGCATGCATAGCGCCCACTGTGACAGTGAAAAAGTTCAAGAAAAAAGGGAAGTTAAAGCTGAATGTTGTGAGATGATAAGATATTTACCGTTGTCAGAACCCTCATAATGGTGTCAATATGCCATCTTTTGGAAGGGGCGTACCTGCAACAGACAAGATAAGTCTGTTAAATCCACATGGCAAGATCACTCAGATCCTCAGTGTACAACTTAAACTAGATAGAAAGCATTAGATCAAGAAAATCCTCTTTATGGTGCTATCAGATAAGAGGTATCAACAACCCAGGTTCTGTCGATGGATCACTCATTTTATCATCACACAGCATGTATTCACTTTACAGAAATTCTATCATAAAAAAGAAATTCTACAGTAGTCAACAAAAAAAAGTGCAATATATTCCAAGTCTTCGGGCTTTATTGTAGTCTTAATACATTTCAGgctttactcaactcaacttttatttatctagtgctttttaccattttcaatgttacaaagcagctgtacatgaaaacatgttaactaaGCAATACATTAAATTGCAATTGTATATGCAATTGTATTCACACacagttcatttatttttatattagtgAACTACTCTTGACAAAAacctttcacattttaaaaaggcaaaataaaaCGACAACATAACTCAGGCTTCAGGAAATTGTTGTCCTTCCTCTCCCAAGATTTTCTCAAAAAGCTAATCTAAATAAACACAGCGCCTTACTTCTCAGCAGCAAGGAAGATCCCTGACGCACAGTCGGCTTTGAAATCAGGGTCACAGGAGTCCAGGAAATACAGAAGCTCTTTCATCATGCCCCGGATGTTGTTGCCGTTGACCAGGGCAAAGCTCAGCTCCATTGCACGCCTGTGAAAGGACATCAAGGATTGCGGTAGTTTAGGAAACAGTATTTATCCCCTTATGCGCACATTTATAAGATAAGATAAGATAAAAAATCCATGATGCTGGGTAATAATCACCTTTTAATGGACACATCAAGGTCTTTCAAGCAGTCTACGATAGTGCTTCGATGCCTCTGCACAGCATTGTGGTCTGTCTGAACCGTCTTCAGTAGAGATGTCAACGCCACATATCTGAGGAGATAAGAGTATTAATGTCAAGACACCGTTATTTTCACAATCAATCTATTATGCTATTTCAGTCAAAGGTAAAGCTGTCGTCAGAGACAACGAGATCATCATTTGTCACTCAGTTGATGGATCACTCAAGGTCTTCATCACTGAACAGCAATAAACTGCCTTCTCACAGGTCACTAAAACCAAGCATACTTTGGTCAACAGTGTCACAGAGAAACAACATACCTgatgtttttgtcattgttgAGAAGAAAGCGTCCCAGAATATTAATGGCTAAAACCTagataataacaacaacacatTTTACTATGTTTGAATCCATTCAAACAagatttttacttgttttactGACAAGTCAAACAGCACCGTCATTCTGAGCAGTACTCACCCTTAGTCCACTCTCTGATTTGATATCCATAATAGTAAGAACAGTTTCATAGAGGATAGCGTTGCCTACGTTTTTACTCGTCTCTGTGTTTGTTGCAAcctattaaataaacaattaggaCAAAATTAACTCGATAGGTAAAATGTGAAGGCATAATGCAAATCTGTTGCTAAAGTGGATCCAATTGCTTACCTGTGCAAGAATATCATTCATAGCTTCACTAGAATCGTCATCACCCTTTCCCAGAATTCTCAGTAGCCTCAATATCCGCACCTTAAAAATGTCAAGAGATACGGTGTTGAGCTCATCAGATTGCTTTTGGGTATCAATAATCTCATACGGAAAACAAACGAATTGACTCTTTAGGACCACTCTAAAAATCAATTGTTTGCATCTGAccaaacaaatgaaatgaattaAACTATAAAAACTCAACACTGGTTGCAGTGTTAAATATAGCACAACTGAGTCTTTACCTGCAGGAAAGGGTCACTGATGCCAGACACATCATGCTCAGGGGAGTAGCCTGACATGATCAGGTTCTTTAGGATTCGTACCAGCTGTGGAACCAGCTAGAAAAATACCAGAGGGGGAAAACAGACTGTCAGCAGGGTCACCGCAGGGTTATTCAGAGTTTTTGCACAGAGAGAAGGTTAAGCACCTTTCAAAACACTGAGGCACCCTGAGTTGATCGTCTTCCAATAGATTTTCTGAATAGATTCATACTGATTCAGACAGCGAAACTTGCACTTATAGTAAGCCTAAATTACATACTTTACCAGTTTTTAGCCACTTATTAACCATTCTCAATTCATCTTATAGCCCCCACTACAATGTACATATTGGAAAAACACAACCCAATAGTGACCACATGAAAGTgaactattaaaaataataagtaCACGCAGGACAAGTGAAAATGTATGTGAGGTCTACAAAATCCTGTAtccggtaaaaaaaaaaacaattcaatgacaatttcaaaataaatagtACGTCAAAACCAAAAATTGGACTACATCTACAGAGACCACGGTGATGAGACTTTTGTCTTTATGAGCATGCACCAGCTATGAAACCAGAATGTCCTCTTACCTTCTCATTCTAACACAATGCAGGAAttgtaacaaagacaaatgacagaaaaaatatGAAGTAGATGTTAGGGGGAGTTGGAAAAAGAGTCAACTTTCAGAAAAGAGCTTAACATAACGCTACAGTTATGAGCATGAGAGGTGGGCGTGCTGGCACGGTAGATCAGGCTGGGGGTGGAAGGAGTAGAAGCAGATATACAGAGTGGAGAAACCTTTACTCATCTCCCAGTGAGATAAACACACCTGCAGCTAAACGCAGGACAAGGATCCAGATTTCAGTAAGTACTAGATTCTCATTTCAGCAGTATTAAAAGCTATCAGTACACAGATAAGAGAGTTTTTGACTCCGTGTGTTTGATGTGGTGCACAAACAGTTTCATGTGACTTTTGAAACTCGAGGCATGAATGGTTGCTGCGTACCTTCCTGAAGTGAGTGAGCATGTCTAGACTTCGCTCACACATTTCAGTGAGCAGAACGACGGACGTATGGAGAACGCCTGCagaaaacacaagagaaaaaCACACTTCATGTAACTCGCTGAGCAAGCCAATACAAAGGTGTTATGCTACGCAAATGAACAACAATTGATACATGCTGTTGACGCTCAACGCAAAATACTTAAATATACAGTGCATAATTTCTACGAGTGACAAACAGAGAAATATGGAAAAGGTTAAAGGGCGGAGCTCTCACCATGATTTTTCTCGCTCAGCAGGTTCTTTGTTGCCGGCAGAAACATCTCCATCAGCTCTGGGACCTTGCGGATGACGTGGACAGCACACAGCGCTGCCTGATGGGGAAAGAGCTtgtgtcaaaaaaaaaacttccaacTGGACACCGAGCTCAGCTGTGAAGCAGCGTGAAATACCTTTTTCCTTAGATACGAGTTTGACGTTTTGAGGAGCTTCTCTACTTCTCCGGCCAAGTCACGGCACATTTCGGAAGAGCCCATGCAGC
This region of Triplophysa rosa linkage group LG1, Trosa_1v2, whole genome shotgun sequence genomic DNA includes:
- the ap1g1 gene encoding AP-1 complex subunit gamma-1, with product MPAPIRLRELIRTIRTARTQAEEREMIQKECAAIRSSFREEDNTYRCRNVAKLLYMHMLGYPAHFGQLECLKLIASQKFTDKRIGYLGAMLLLDERQDVHLLMTNCIKNDLNHSTQYVQGLALCTLGCMGSSEMCRDLAGEVEKLLKTSNSYLRKKAALCAVHVIRKVPELMEMFLPATKNLLSEKNHGVLHTSVVLLTEMCERSLDMLTHFRKLVPQLVRILKNLIMSGYSPEHDVSGISDPFLQVRILRLLRILGKGDDDSSEAMNDILAQVATNTETSKNVGNAILYETVLTIMDIKSESGLRVLAINILGRFLLNNDKNIRYVALTSLLKTVQTDHNAVQRHRSTIVDCLKDLDVSIKRRAMELSFALVNGNNIRGMMKELLYFLDSCDPDFKADCASGIFLAAEKYAPSKRWHIDTIMRVLTTAGSYVRDDSVPNLIQLITNSVEMHAYTVQRLYKALLDDISQQPLVQVASWCIGEYGDLLVSGQCEEEEPIQVTEDEVLDVLEGLLVSNLSTPVTRGFSLTAIMKLSTRFSSVNRIKKVVSIYGSSIDVELQQRAVEYNALFKKYDHMRPALLERMPIMEKTAANGPAEIVQTNGETEPSIPDTKHLPSIIQPANQANDLLDLLGGNDVVPVIQTNVNTKPASAGGELLDLLGDLSLTGAPTPTPAPSLPVSQPPFLLDGLTSQSLFNDIAAGIPPMTAYNKNGLKIEFTFERSNPNPNIAVITIHASNSTEADMTDFVFQAAVPKTFQLQLLSPSSNVVPALNQGSVTQVIRILNPQKQQLRMRVKLTYTHKGSPVQDLAEVNNFPPQSWQ